From Aspergillus fumigatus Af293 chromosome 3, whole genome shotgun sequence, a single genomic window includes:
- a CDS encoding putative regulatory factor Sgt1, giving the protein MAPMSQEDLEWFKSTFRPIPKPELPDDAVEYCIYYIPSNPAPAINDETTETRSRLMEVQRSAAELTKEYLKDYIWQREGFKLEITKEDGIMALRGRTNYGDSIEDEWVIVYLLRELTKKHQDIWVKVVDSDGQFLLVEAAGALPAWLEPEIADNRVWIHQGELVIIKPKNDRGRKVTEKLSLADSIRIIKEEPKRLLRSTMIQEEAFYRLRNYPKQINENLHSALVTIPRKVAFLLHQKPAYISAAVEAFYLRDPIALRPLRSKDASTFIFKPEDFVTVSVRFTRVGYAQLKSQDFPAPKSWIGKLPPRNDRIAFDRAEVGMKLSCGFEMLLTDPQNQDKASVREMKLLLEDVDSGDERLPTDEEISRWDKRQDDEKWLDISFEDLDRELKGKDKSKASDGQARGAFGDATAQENLQRIVAQFEKFLNDDSAGFEGADFIDDFGSDSGIDDDVDDEVSDEGEDKEASFDEEEFSRMMKEMMGLPPSDPGLQGASRQPPAPHGRIEELDSESEDDLEEIQKLSAQMEAELRGTGVLDLNRPKKSSTAQQVISNASQKEPGDETEQSEEIDEDDDDIDINLAKNLLQSLEGQAGAPGPAGNMLSMMNLPMPKDDRPR; this is encoded by the exons ATGGCGCCCATGTCTCAAGAAGACCTTGAATGGTTCAAATCCACTTTTCGTCCCATCCCTAAGCCAGAACTCCCCGACGATGCGGTCGAATATTGCATTTACTATATCCCCTCCAACCCCGCCCCCGCCATCAACGATGAGACAACAGAAACAAGGTCACGATTGATGGAGGTGCAACGGAGCGCAGCCGAGCTGACTAAAGAATATCTGAAGGATTATATATGGCAGCGGGAAGGCTTCAAGTTGGAGATCACGAAGGAAGATG GCATCATGGCACTACGAGGGCGCACAAATTACGGAGACTCTATCGAAGATGAATGGGTAATTGTCTATCTCCTCCGCGAATTGACAAAGAAGCACCAAGATATCTGGGTTAAGGTGGTCGACAGTGACGGCCAGTTTTTGCTCGTTGAGGCGGCGGGCGCTCTGCCCGCCTGGCTTGAACCGGAAATAGCGGACAATAGA GTATGGATACACCAAGGGGAActtgtcatcatcaagccgAAGAACGATAGAGGTCGGAAGGTCACTGAGAAGCTGTCGCTTGCAGACTCAATAAGGATAATTAAGGAGGAACCCAAGCGACTTTTGCGGTCTACAATgatccaagaagaagctttcTATCGATTACGGAACTACCCCAAACAGATCAACGAGAACCTCCACTCAGCACTCGTGACCATTCCGCGAAAGGTCGCATTTCTCCTCCACCAAAAGCCAGCCTATATCTCGGCAGCGGTAGAGGCTTTTTATCTACGAGACCCCATCGCGCTGCGACCTCTCAGGTCCAAAGACGCTAGCACGTTCATCTTCAAACCGGAGGATTTTGTCACCGTCAGCGTACGGTTTACCCGCGTCGGTTATGCACAGCTCAAGAGCCAAGATTTTCCGGCACCTAAGTCCTGGATTGGAAAGCTTCCTCCAAGGAATGACCGAATTGCATTTGACCGGGCGGAAGTAGGGATGAAACTTTCGTGTGGCTTTGAAATGCTCCTCACCGATCCTCAGAACCAAGACAAGGCCTCTGTGAGAGAAATGAAGCTTCTATTGGAAGATGTGGATTCTGGAGATGAGAGATTACCGACGGATGAAGAGATCTCCAGATGGGATAAGAGACAGGATGATGAAAAATGGCTAGACATCAGTTTTGAGGATCTCGACCGAGAGCTGAAGGGCAAGGAcaagagcaaagccagcGACGGACAGGCCAGGGGCGCATTTGGGGATGCCACCGCGCAAGAGAATCTTCAACGCATCGTGGCTCAGTTCGAGAAATTCTTGAatgatgattctgctggATTCGAAGGCGCCGATTTCATTGATGATTTCGGCTCGGATTCGGGCATTGACGATGACGTCGATGATGAAGTGAGtgacgaaggcgaagatAAAGAGGCATCTTTCGACGAAGAAGAGTTTTCACGgatgatgaaagaaatgATGGGTTTGCCGCCCTCTGACCCTGGCCTTCAGGGGGCGTCCAGGCAACCCCCGGCTCCACACGGTCGAATTGAAGAGTTGGACTCCGAATCCGAAGACGACTTGGAAGAAATACAGAAGCTCTCTGCTCAGATGGAGGCGGAGCTGAGAGGCACAGGGGTCCTCGACCTAAATCGTCCGAAGAAGTCCTCAACTGCACAGCAAGTAATATCCAATGCGTCACAAAAGGAACCCGGTGATGAAACCGAACAGAGTGAAGAAatcgatgaagacgacgacgataTCGATATCAATCTTGCCAAAAACCTACTGCAAAGTCTAGAGGGCCAAGCTGGCGCTCCAGGCCCAGCAGGGAACATGCTGTCAATGATGAATCTGCCAATGCCTAAAGACGACAGGCCGCGGTGA
- a CDS encoding AMMECR1 domain-containing protein: MASPAHCIYCFECLAASYKRHEPIDLAAVEELWERYEQSKKPASLQDINNPVSQRDSADLGREVVVEEEEEEEDDDDADEELDTTQRGSMKSKSSRPHSIKLPSVSRLQSQLSSDSSSVSTTPSVMSTSSSRSILSGSTAATTPISESTQPEMAETRQQRLHDQRYPLFVTWNTLSKNGHKSLRGCIGTFDAHELAEGLRAYALTSAFEDSRFTPIPQSLLPSLSCSLTLLGSFEPCTNALDWILGVHGIRISFIHRGRRYGATYLPDVAVEQGWTKEETLESLMRKAGWDGVTTGGVARRLLRGSSGGGHSGSSKPWEQVSDFRVVKYQGLKASASYAEWQEWREWVMSLKDGSAELLFPSTR; this comes from the exons ATGGCAAGTCCAGCCCATTGCATCTACTGCTTTGAGTGCCTTGCTGCCTCTTATAAACGCCATGAGCCCATCGATCTTGCAGCTGTTGAGGAGCTGTGGGAACGATACGAGCAGTCCAAAAAGCCTGCATCTCTTCAGGACATTAATAACCCTGTTTCTCAAAGGGATAGTGCCGACCTTGGACGGGAGGTCGtagtggaggaggaggaggaggaggaggatgacgatgatgccgacGAGGAACTCGACACGACGCAGCGCGGCTCCATGAAGTCGAAGAGTAGCCGTCCACACTCTATCAAGCTGCCCAGTGTCAGTCGCCTTCAAAGCCAGTTGTCTTCGGACTCCTCGAGCGTCTCCACTACTCCGTCAGTCATGTCCACCAGTTCATCTCGCTCGATCTTATCCGGTTCCACGGCCGCCACGACCCCGATTTCAGAATCTACGCAACCTGAGATGGCAGAGACGCGGCAGCAAAGGTTACATGACCAACGTTATCCATTGTTTGTGACGTGGAATACCCTGTCGAAGAACGGCCACAAGTCCCTCCGTGGATGCATTGGTACGTTCGATGCGCACGAGCTCGCTGAAGGCCTCAGAGCTTATGCTCTTACTTC CGCGTTCGAGGATTCTCGTTTCACTCCGATCCCACAGTCGCTTCTACCATCATTATCATGTTCTCTGACTCTGCTCGGCTCCTTTGAGCCCTGCACCAATGCTCTGGACTGGATACTTGGTGTGCATGGTATCCGTATATCTTTCATTCACCGCGGCCGGCGCTATGGCGCCACTTATTTGCCCGATGTAGCCGTAGAGCAAGGTTGGACGAAAGAGGAAACCCTGGAAAGCCTGATGCGGAAAGCTGGCTGGGACGGAGTGACCACGGGGGGTGTTGCACGGCGACTCCTAAGaggcagcagcggcggcggccaCTCTGGCTCCAGCAAGCCATGGGAGCAGGTCTCAGACTTTCGCGTAGTGAAATATCAGGGTCTCAAGGCTAGTGCCAGCTATGCGGAATGGCAAGAATGGCGGGAATGGGTCATGTCCTTGAAGGATGGGAGCGCAGAACTGTTGTTCCCGTCCACTCGATGA
- a CDS encoding putative spindle-pole body protein (Pcp1) — protein MTSYRKTRGEMLGPTAATNTLNQIKPDVNIAQAKPRSRMLTAQNTSSIIASNASKMAYPYIDTPRTEVDGNATYLTNGYRSAGRHNLSALDSVENSFQSPSKDGDILKSLGDRRRSSGGFKLSTPRAGSGSRPIKSALKSRQHLPTVAPAKGEFTPLMQSATKNNLLRNLTTTRGAGDVKTPAYLRASYRSNVNTPGLPPMEMTGIDEEEDVTEEPTPLPQVASSSVQSTPLPSLRRDGNVLNDGQNNMTLKEQEKLKIHYLQEQLQKAGPEYNQAALKENTELKVTKLTMQRDIARYKKSLQQAERDLETYRLQFQEVKEKLRRRQIDETVQQELDLMREEMERKDNRVRELQEELREAKERQSQNLEKLRDEIEDLEAALREKDRTIEAREEEIEELKDRDNKDRDSVSELEAELQRAKEHLQDLQASLDQAKADADDARNAANKAVQEKAKADRDLRELHEEMANKSFSTKGLTRQLEERTAKLEDDLGQLQRENDSLKEQLDLKTQNERRLEEQYRNIQRDIDEEKRKLRDDATAAKRERDSTRQERDKLLSELQDALDELQRRTEEKDLLQTRHQALTDESGSLQRELSQERSQVRELQRALDEEKQRSLENGRIIRAQYKEEVERLQEEIESLQHEIEDKEGQFALEQDRWESAKRTLQLQKDRAEDQAAGYKRTIEKLEQVEHSLSGKEVKLQEVIDSEKARHFNAEAVLSRQVKELNDDIASKREVIDELRNELLSVKEELRVTKREEVALRERVQALDDEVVVLQASLEEEQEYTKARLQKGSSEDGHLQKLVAEKQKLRDQLANAHVELHDLRTSVAELEAERDELQSQLDNVKEQVGDTARFDREKIDLRKSTLRLEGEVKRLKDDKASLLEAKESLEKQLSSEIERATQEENRLSAEIDQLQDKLHVASGGRDRELTLAKGKVQRLEKRIHELELLLEQQPLGDNEQSSANADLSMLRHNLDEARKRERVLLQREADQKSSVRKCKQRISELERELHDALMNKYETSSPHGSPSDKLHEQTRSLRKQLSETHRALKELRAKNRDLERAAMREEDQRDLHELLKSSTLEAESLALQVSERDARLSDLKSQLRRVREERAFCSRKAEAATKELESLRERYDRIVKSMESHADNKNRHDKEISGLGREIIWLRARLRREEKFRRDLAWSKGLMELGERVRVACNEADLRMINEMGVKPLDRTYFRTPRQKLKAAISMILATVRMQRKSREWSKTKKLGEGLKRAKNEVLKKRRESSGKAAMT, from the exons ATGACTTCATACCGAAAGACGCGCGGCGAAATGCTCGGCCCGACCGCCGCGACAAACACACTAAACCAAATCAAGCCAGATGTCAACATTGCCCAGGCTAAGCCCAGAAGCCGGATGCTCACCGCCCAAAACACATCT TCTATTATCGCGTCAAACGCGTCGAAAATGGCGTACCCTTATATCGACACGCCGCGAACTGAGGTCGACGGAAACGCGACGTACTTGACCAACGGCTATCGGAGCGCGGGACGACACAACCTATCTGCGCTCGACTCAGTCGAAAACTCATTCCAGTCGCCTTCGAAAGATGGCGATATCCTCAAGTCGCTCGGAGACCGAAGGCGCAGTTCAGGCGGGTTCAAGCTCAGCACGCCGCGTGCTGGTTCGGGTTCGAGGCCTATAAAAAGCGCGTTGAAATCTCGGCAGCACCTTCCTACAGTTGCACCTGCTAAAGGTGAATTTACACCACTGATGCAGAGCGCTACGAAGAACAATCTGTTGAGAAATCTGACCACGACGCGCGGGGCCGGCGACGTCAAAACTCCAGCATACCTAAGAGCGAGTTATCGGAGTAATGTCAATACTCCGGGGTTACCGCCAATGGAGATGACTGGaatcgatgaggaggaggacgtcACAGAAGAACCGACTCCTTTGCCACAGGTTGCGAGCAGCAGTGTTCAGAGCACTCCGCTCCCTTCTTTGcgaagagatggaaatgTTCTCAATGATGGACAAAATAATATGACCTTGAAGGAGCAGGAAAAG ctgaagatcCATTACCTGCAAGAACAATTGCAGAAAGCAGGTCCGGAGTATAACCAGGCGGCTCTCAAGGAGAATACGGAACTGAAAGTCACGAAGCTGACCATGCAACGAGACATTGCACGGTATAAGAAAAGCCTTCAACAGGCAGAACGCGACCTAGAGACCTACCGTCTACAATTTCAGGAAGTGAAGGAAAAATTGCGAAGGAGACAAATTGATGAGACTGTGCAGCAAGAGTTGGACTTGATgcgagaagagatggaaaggaaagataacCGCGTAAGAGAGCTTCAAGAGGAGCTCAGAGAGGCCAAGGAACGCCAATCACAAAATCTTGAGAAGCTTCGCGACGAAATTGAGGATTTGGAGGCGGCCCTTCGGGAGAAGGATCGTACCATCGAAGCGCGTGAGGAGGAAATCGAAGAATTGAAGGACAGAGACAACAAGGACCGAGATTCAGTATCTGAGCTTGAAGCAGAGCTTCAACGCGCTAAGGAGCACCTGCAGGACTTGCAAGCAAGTTTAGATCAAGCCAAGGCCGATGCCGATGACGCACGAAATGCTGCGAACAAAGCTGTTCaggaaaaggcaaaggcCGACCGAGACCTCCGGGAACTTCATGAAGAGATGGCGAATAAGTCTTTCAGCACTAAAGGCCTCACTCGTCAACTAGAGGAACGGACGGCCAAATTGGAAGACGACCTTGGTCAGCTGCAACGTGAGAATGATTCATTGAAGGAGCAGCTCGACCTGAAGACACAAAACGAACGCCGCCTGGAGGAACAGTATCGAAATATCCAACGGGATatagatgaggagaaaagaaagttGAGAGATGACGCTACTGCGGCAAAGCGCGAGCGAGACTCCACTCGACAAGAACGCGACAAACTGCTCTCCGAGTTGCAGGATGCACTGGATGAACTCCAAAGACGAACGGAAGAGAAAGATCTCTTACAAACCCGTCATCAAGCCCTGACTGATGAGTCTGGTAGTCTACAGCGCGAGCTCAGTCAGGAACGGTCTCAAGTTAGGGAACTTCAGCGAGCTTTGGACGAGGAAAAGCAGCGCTCGTTGGAAAACGGACGCATCATACGTGCACAGTACAAAGAAGAGGTCGAGCGGTTGCAAGAAGAAATCGAGTCTCTTCAGCACGAGAttgaagacaaagaaggcCAGTTTGCGCTCGAGCAGGACAGGTGGGAAAGCGCAAAGCGGACTTTACAACTTCAGAAAGACCGGGCCGAGGACCAAGCGGCTGGCTACAAGCGCACTATCGAGAAGCTCGAGCAAGTTGAGCACTCTCTATCAGGCAAGGAAGTGAAACTGCAGGAGGTCATCGATAGTGAGAAGGCCCGACATTTCAATGCAGAAGCGGTTCTTAGTCGTCAAGTGAAGGAATTAAATGACGACATCGCATCGAAACGGGAAGTTATCGATGAGCTAAGAAACGAGCTTCTGTCTGTCAAGGAAGAATTGAGAGTCACCAAACGGGAGGAAGTCGCCTTGAGAGAGAGAGTTCAGGCTCTAGACGACGAGGTAGTTGTTCTTCAAGCAAGTTtagaagaagagcaagaataCACGAAAGCTCGGCTGCAGAAAGGGTCTTCTGAAGACGGCCACTTGCAAAAATTGGTGGcagagaagcagaagcttCGTGATCAGCTGGCAAATGCTCACGTCGAACTACATGACCTGCGCACTTCAGTAGCTGAGCTAGAGGCCGAACGCGATGAACTCCAGAGTCAACTCGATAACGTCAAAGAGCAGGTTGGCGATACGGCACGATTTGACCGAGAGAAAATTGATCTACGCAAATCCACCCTACGCCTTGAAGGTGAGGTAAAGAGACTAAAGGACGATAAGGCTTCCCTTCTGGAAGCGAAAGAATCTCTTGAAAAGCAACTGAGCTCCGAAATTGAGCGTGCCACGCAGGAAGAGAACCGATTGTCGGCCGAAATTGATCAGCTTCAGGATAAGCTGCATGTGGCCTCCGGTGGGCGAGACAGAGAACTGACGCTGGCTAAAGGTAAAGTACAGCGTCTGGAGAAGCGCATCCATGAGCTTGAGTTGCTTCTTGAACAGCAGCCTCTCGGAGACAACGAACAGTCTAGTGCTAATGCGGATCTTTCAATGCTCCGTCATAATCTGGATGAGGCGCGAAAGAGAGAACGAGTACTGCTACAACGGGAAGCCGATCAGAAATCATCCGTTCGCAAATGCAAGCAGCGAATCTCTGAGCTGGAAAGGGAGCTCCACGATGCGTTGATGAATAAATACGAAACAAGTTCGCCTCATGGGTCGCCCTCCGACAAATTACATGAACAAACACGAAGCCTCCGGAAGCAGTTGTCTGAGACTCATCGGGCCTTGAAGGAGTTGCGTGCTAAGAACCGTGACCTCGAGCGAGCAGCCATGCGAGAGGAGGATCAGCGAGACCTCCACGAACTCCTCAAATCTTCCACTCTTGAAGCCGAATCACTGGCGTTGCAAGTGTCTGAGAGGGATGCTCGCCTCAGTGACTTGAAGTCGCAGCTTCGCAGAGTCCGTGAGGAACGCGCCTTCTGTAGCAGAAAAGCTGAGGCGGCCACCAAAGAGCTAGAAAGTCTTCGAGAACGCTATGACAGAATCGTAAAGAGCATGGAGTCCCACGCCGACAATAAGAACAGACACGACAAAGAGATCTCAGGTCTCGGTAGGGAGATCATTTGGCTTCGAGCTCGTTTGAGGCGAGAGGAGAAGTTCCGGCGTGACCTAGCTTGGAGCAAGGGCCTGATGGAGCTTGGAGAACGCGTCCGCGTTGCTTG TAACGAGGCCGACCTCAGGATGATCAACGAGATGGGCGTCAAGCCTCTGGACCGAACTTATTTCCGCACTCCGCGGCAAAAACTGAAGGCTGCCATCTCCATGATTCTGGCCACAGTTCGCATGCAAAGAAAGTCTCGTGAATggtcgaagacgaagaagttAGGCGAAGGCCTCAAGCGGGCCAAAAATGAagtgttgaagaagaggagggagagctCCGGCAAAGCCGCAATGACTTGA